One segment of Thermodesulfobacteriota bacterium DNA contains the following:
- a CDS encoding M48 family metalloprotease, with product MKQSYPFYKKIIFVLTLIIFLLNGFYWRFLGVGTCQAGYSFTIEEEKKTGKKFKLELDKHLELIKDSSIQEYIDRVGKNIISQIDHKIFDFNFYIYKSSAPNAFAIPAGYIYISTGLITLAENEAELAGVLSHEIAHVMARHIAEKIEKESKLNIGALAAILAGILLGGSGQASGAVGAFSIATAQTLSLKYTRENEEEADRLGLNYLTKAGYDGSGLIGFLKKIKRHSLESSQLPSYLLTHPEVEKRIDYLDLMLMRLPKQGESKNNVDNLRIIQAKVIVDTWLLKNAEDHFKSLLESDPKRLDIIYGIALANKKLGDYDQAIKGFKMALAIHPENSEILKELGICYFSEGKTEDAAKFLKKSVAINEKDRAAWYNLGRVYQESGNFQEAIEAYQRVKRLDTDFVDVYYNLGLVYGKKGLLGDAHQNFGIFFKLKGKLDSALFHFNKALEYYGKDTEEGREILKEVREIQNKEK from the coding sequence ATGAAGCAAAGCTACCCCTTTTATAAAAAAATCATATTTGTTTTGACGTTGATCATCTTCCTTCTAAACGGATTTTATTGGAGATTCTTGGGCGTTGGCACCTGTCAAGCCGGCTATAGTTTTACAATAGAGGAAGAAAAGAAAACCGGTAAAAAGTTTAAACTTGAGCTGGATAAACACCTGGAATTGATAAAGGACTCGTCAATTCAAGAATATATTGACCGGGTAGGTAAAAATATCATCTCACAAATAGACCATAAGATCTTCGACTTTAATTTCTATATATATAAATCCTCTGCCCCAAATGCTTTTGCAATTCCTGCTGGTTATATTTATATCAGTACAGGGTTAATTACCTTGGCAGAGAACGAAGCTGAATTGGCAGGGGTTTTAAGCCATGAAATCGCCCATGTAATGGCAAGGCATATTGCAGAAAAGATTGAAAAGGAAAGCAAACTAAACATTGGGGCATTGGCAGCTATTCTAGCAGGGATACTTCTCGGAGGCAGCGGGCAGGCATCTGGTGCAGTGGGAGCCTTTTCAATTGCCACAGCTCAAACTCTCTCCTTGAAGTATACCAGAGAAAACGAAGAAGAGGCTGACCGATTGGGACTCAATTATTTAACAAAAGCTGGTTACGATGGTTCAGGGCTAATTGGCTTTTTAAAGAAAATTAAACGGCATAGTCTAGAGTCTTCTCAATTGCCTTCCTACCTTTTAACTCACCCGGAGGTAGAAAAGAGGATTGATTACCTCGACCTCATGCTAATGAGGTTACCTAAACAGGGAGAGTCCAAAAATAATGTTGACAATCTTAGAATTATACAGGCAAAAGTGATAGTTGATACTTGGCTTCTTAAAAATGCAGAGGACCACTTTAAATCTTTACTGGAGTCTGACCCAAAACGACTGGATATAATCTATGGCATCGCCTTAGCCAATAAGAAACTTGGAGATTATGATCAAGCCATCAAAGGATTCAAGATGGCGCTAGCAATCCATCCAGAAAACAGTGAAATTTTAAAAGAGCTGGGTATCTGTTATTTTTCTGAGGGGAAAACCGAAGACGCAGCTAAATTTCTTAAAAAATCAGTTGCTATAAATGAAAAAGACAGAGCCGCCTGGTATAATCTCGGTCGTGTTTATCAGGAAAGCGGTAACTTCCAGGAAGCAATAGAGGCATACCAGAGGGTTAAGAGGCTGGATACAGACTTTGTCGATGTTTATTATAATCTGGGCTTAGTTTATGGTAAAAAAGGACTCCTCGGAGATGCCCATCAAAACTTTGGGATATTTTTTAAATTGAAGGGGAAACTGGATTCTGCTTTATTTCATTTCAATAAGGCATTAGAATACTATGGTAAAGATACAGAGGAAGGAAGGGAGATATTGAAAGAGGTTAGGGAGATACAAAATAAAGAAAAATAA